The Panicum virgatum strain AP13 chromosome 5K, P.virgatum_v5, whole genome shotgun sequence genome has a window encoding:
- the LOC120705895 gene encoding uncharacterized protein LOC120705895 — MLLASASVKIMESQLLWEFIAFLKARWSARSRVDQRRRRLRQLVSMVRAVADAAEGAAAVRAGSLSAWLHVLRAEALRGQQVLEAPGCDAAAVAGSARHFLAGLRALLACSAEVDRLTEAVEELERLAGPGGDLDMFVKVLRLDTARADGMEVDGDMSHGARDRLEEEWSSSRAGSVAAGLPTAGAKRKRAAGSSGADGGSASRCQVDTAAHLPKRRALAWMRPHQWLPAGFGGLFAAPREPPAPLPVSRSHRARAVAKAMSRVRRRIGKPTRRRQEQQQSLGHRLSRISL, encoded by the coding sequence ATGTTGCTCGCGAGCGCGAGCGTGAAGATCATGGAGTCGCAGCTCCTGTGGGAGTTCATCGCGTTCCTCAAGGCCCGGTGGTCCGCGCGCTCCCGcgtcgaccagcgccgccgccgcctgcgccagcTCGTGTCCATggtccgcgccgtcgccgacgccgccgagggggccgccgccgtccgcgccggGTCCCTCTCCGCCTGGCTCCACGTGCTCCGCGCCGAGGCGCTGCGCGGGCAGCAggtcctcgaggcccccggctgcgacgccgccgccgtcgcgggctCCGCCAGGCACTTCCTCGCGGGCCTCAGGGCGCTGCTCGCCTGCAGCGCCGAGGTGGACCGCCTCACGGAAGCCGTCGAGGAGCTCGAGCGCCTCGCGGGGCCCGGCGGGGACCTCGACATGTTCGTCAAGGTGCTCCGCCTCGACACCGCCCGCGCCGACGGGATGGAGGTCGACGGCGACATGTCCCACGGCGCTCGAGACCGCCTGGAGGAAGAatggagcagcagcagggccGGCTCGGTCGCCGCCGGGCTCCCGACCGCTGGCGCCAAGAGGAAGCGCGCCGCCGGCAGCTCCGGCGCCGACGGGGGCTCGGCGTCGCGCTGCCAGGTCGACACCGCGGCCCACCTGCCGAAACGCCGGGCGCTCGCGTGGATGCGGCCTCACCAGTGGCTCCCTGCCGGCTTCGGCGGCCTCTTCGCGGCGCCCCgcgagccgccggcgccgctgccggtGTCTCGCTCGCACCGCGCCCGGGCGGTGGCGAAGGCGATGTCGAGGGTCCGACGCCGCATCGGCAAGCCAACGAGGCGccggcaggagcagcagcagagccTCGGCCACCGCCTGTCGCGGATTTCCCTTTGA